One region of Jatrophihabitans cynanchi genomic DNA includes:
- a CDS encoding ArsA-related P-loop ATPase, whose amino-acid sequence MVSSRPATRAASKLRAEISARARLHIVTGKGGTGKTTVAAALAFALANAGRKVLLVEVEGRQAIAQLFDVAALPYQEVRLTTAPSGGSLWGLAIDAEQAMIEYLDMFYGLKRSARGLKRMGAVDFVTTLAPGLRDVLLTGKVKEAVTRTDSDGHPAYDAVVLDGPPTGRIAKFLDATKEVASLTKFGPINRQSDGVITLLHGPRTVVHLVTLLEEMPVQETLDAAAELAGLGFQLGVVVVNRARPALVTDGQLGTDGVDLPVLKAGLRKARVPVAHATAFAHEMADYAQRQQLQVENSLRLDALSVPRIELPDLNPPVELGELNELAGYFLEGDR is encoded by the coding sequence ATGGTGTCGAGCAGGCCCGCGACCAGGGCCGCGTCGAAGCTGCGGGCGGAGATCTCCGCCCGCGCGCGCCTGCACATCGTCACCGGCAAGGGCGGCACCGGCAAGACGACCGTGGCCGCCGCGCTCGCGTTCGCGCTGGCGAACGCCGGGCGCAAGGTGCTGCTCGTCGAGGTCGAGGGCCGGCAGGCGATCGCCCAGCTGTTCGACGTCGCGGCGCTGCCCTACCAGGAGGTGCGGCTGACCACCGCGCCCTCGGGCGGCTCGCTGTGGGGGCTGGCCATCGACGCCGAGCAGGCGATGATCGAGTACCTGGACATGTTCTACGGGCTCAAGCGCTCCGCGCGCGGGCTGAAGCGGATGGGGGCGGTCGACTTCGTCACCACGCTCGCGCCCGGGCTGCGCGACGTGCTGCTCACCGGCAAGGTGAAGGAGGCGGTCACCCGGACCGACTCCGACGGGCACCCCGCCTATGACGCGGTCGTGCTGGACGGGCCGCCGACAGGCCGCATCGCCAAGTTCCTGGACGCCACCAAGGAGGTCGCCAGCCTGACCAAGTTCGGCCCGATCAACCGGCAGAGCGACGGCGTGATCACCTTGCTGCACGGACCGCGGACCGTGGTGCACCTGGTGACCCTGCTCGAGGAGATGCCGGTGCAGGAGACGCTGGACGCCGCTGCCGAGCTCGCCGGGCTGGGCTTTCAGCTCGGCGTGGTCGTGGTCAACCGGGCCCGTCCCGCGCTCGTCACCGACGGGCAGCTCGGCACCGACGGCGTCGACCTTCCGGTGCTCAAGGCCGGGCTGCGCAAGGCGCGCGTGCCCGTCGCGCACGCCACGGCGTTCGCCCACGAGATGGCCGACTACGCGCAGCGGCAGCAGCTCCAGGTGGAGAACTCACTTCGCCTGGACGCCCTCTCCGTGCCGCGGATCGAGCTGCCCGATCTCAACCCGCCGGTGGAGCTGGGCGAGCTGAACGAGCTGGCCGGCTACTTCCTCGAGGGCGACCGATGA
- a CDS encoding ArsA family ATPase has product MTGRRKLDVAALVRDPNTRIIVTCGSGGVGKTTTAAAMALLGAEAGRRTVVLTIDPARRLAQSMGLTELDNTPREVTGVAGGRLSAMMLDMKRTFDDVVLEHSTTERAEQIFANPFYQSLSSSFAGTQEYMAMEKLGQLAGTRQWDLIVVDTPPSRSALDFLDAPNRLGRFLDGRMIRVLTAPARAGGRTGLKVMTAGIGVFAKVFSRVLGGDLIRDLSAFVSALESMFGGFRQRAQQTYELLKAPGTAFVVVAAPEPDALREASYFVERLSAEHMPLAGLIVNRMRRTADAGSSAPLSAARAEAAAEALAAGTQDRAAQLAEVALRVHAEIAAACEHDARMTRRFCTAHPEVAVVEVRALPLDVHDVDGLRAIGELLTAG; this is encoded by the coding sequence ATGACCGGGCGCCGGAAGCTGGACGTGGCCGCGCTCGTCCGCGATCCGAACACGCGCATCATCGTCACCTGCGGCAGCGGCGGCGTCGGCAAGACGACCACCGCGGCGGCGATGGCACTGCTCGGCGCCGAGGCGGGCCGGCGGACCGTCGTGCTGACCATCGACCCGGCCCGCCGCCTCGCCCAGTCGATGGGGCTGACCGAGCTGGACAACACCCCGCGCGAGGTGACGGGCGTCGCCGGCGGGCGGCTGTCGGCGATGATGCTGGACATGAAACGCACGTTCGACGACGTGGTGCTGGAGCACTCCACGACCGAGCGGGCCGAGCAGATCTTCGCGAACCCGTTCTACCAGTCGCTGTCGTCCTCCTTCGCCGGCACGCAGGAGTACATGGCGATGGAGAAGCTGGGCCAGCTGGCCGGCACGAGGCAGTGGGACCTGATCGTGGTCGACACGCCGCCGTCGCGTTCGGCGCTGGACTTCCTGGACGCCCCGAACCGGCTCGGCCGGTTCCTGGACGGGCGGATGATCCGGGTGCTGACCGCCCCCGCCCGGGCCGGCGGCCGTACCGGGCTCAAGGTGATGACGGCCGGGATCGGCGTGTTCGCCAAGGTGTTCAGCCGCGTGCTGGGCGGTGACCTGATCCGCGACCTGTCCGCGTTCGTGTCCGCCCTGGAGTCGATGTTCGGCGGTTTCCGCCAGCGCGCGCAGCAGACCTACGAGCTGCTGAAGGCACCGGGCACCGCGTTCGTGGTGGTGGCCGCGCCGGAGCCGGACGCGTTGCGGGAGGCGTCCTACTTCGTCGAGCGGCTGTCCGCCGAGCACATGCCGCTGGCCGGCCTGATCGTCAACCGGATGCGCCGCACCGCCGACGCCGGGAGCAGCGCCCCGCTGTCCGCCGCGCGTGCCGAGGCCGCGGCGGAGGCGCTCGCGGCCGGGACCCAGGACCGCGCCGCGCAGCTGGCCGAGGTGGCACTGCGGGTGCATGCCGAGATCGCCGCCGCTTGCGAGCACGACGCCCGGATGACCCGCCGGTTCTGCACCGCGCATCCGGAGGTCGCGGTGGTCGAGGTGCGCGCGCTGCCGCTCGACGTGCACGATGTCGACGGCCTGCGGGCCATCGGCGAGCTCCTGACGGCAGGCTGA
- a CDS encoding transglycosylase domain-containing protein has translation MAGSSARPDPWLTVAKLLAAMVAAGVLVAGLLLPYVGGLGLAARHEATKFLDTTCNLTETPPPQKTTMYARDGKTVLATIFSQDRVPVPLASIPKALQDALVATEDRRFYQHHGVDMRGLLRSAVSTSSGDTQGGSTLTMQYVKQMRYYQAGDNLEKQRAAIAQNLNRKIEDAKCAIYIENTEHESKDQILDNYLNIAFFGENSYGIQTAAKTYFNKDAKDLTLPESTLLVGLLRAPSEYDPFVNPDAARQRRNQVLQNLVDVGKLSQSEADKYKATPISLATKKPPDVREGCANAPATIRNAAFFCEYAVNWLKTVGKITESQLDTGGLHIVTTLDADLQNSAQKNLWKSIPATSRMTAVLPVVDPKTGDVLAMATSKHYGVATSTKDRTHTTYPVFTAYSAFGASTYKLFPLLTALSTGVPDNWPLKNEEPYKPSNCLTPSETKNGDANEQYSNNETLSSATAKSSNTFFVGLADQMFGCNLQPIVAMAERLGMKGLTQTSDENAKQTVAQVIVDNQRAQQLVLGDVSTSPLELTGAYAAVANRGRFNAPSPILRITDSNGQELNVNRPASVQAISPMVALQAVQILQGDTKSPGTSATPFQKWYAQNSSEVAGKTGTSVAVIRGKDSDQNASLWFAGMTPDLVATSALINFASPNDPARDLPGVKDPGREAYGEYASGVWLDALMPSLKSRQWSWPDPQGVAGSEVPDLTGHTMSDARAMLKDAGFRFQLLDAADNVQCASKVPYGSVAFYGPSIAVQGAVITVCPSSGVAQQVYTPPPPKKTPKKTPKPTGHSSSTSNPPPSRPGGRNHGRPPGQGG, from the coding sequence GTGGCAGGCTCATCCGCGCGTCCCGACCCCTGGCTCACCGTCGCCAAGCTGCTGGCCGCGATGGTGGCGGCCGGAGTCCTCGTCGCCGGGTTGCTGCTGCCGTACGTCGGCGGCCTGGGTCTGGCGGCCCGGCACGAGGCCACCAAGTTCCTGGACACCACCTGCAACCTCACCGAGACGCCGCCGCCGCAGAAGACGACCATGTACGCGCGCGACGGCAAGACCGTGCTGGCCACCATCTTCAGCCAGGACCGGGTCCCGGTCCCGCTCGCGAGCATCCCGAAGGCGCTGCAGGACGCGCTGGTCGCGACCGAGGACCGCCGCTTCTACCAGCACCACGGCGTGGACATGCGCGGGCTGCTGCGCTCGGCCGTCAGCACCAGCAGCGGCGACACGCAGGGCGGCTCGACGCTGACGATGCAGTACGTCAAGCAGATGCGGTACTACCAGGCCGGCGACAACCTGGAGAAGCAGCGGGCCGCGATCGCGCAGAACCTCAATCGCAAGATCGAGGACGCCAAGTGCGCGATCTACATCGAGAACACCGAGCACGAGTCGAAGGACCAGATCCTCGACAACTACCTGAACATCGCGTTCTTCGGCGAGAACTCCTACGGCATCCAGACCGCGGCGAAGACGTACTTCAACAAGGACGCCAAGGATCTCACGCTGCCGGAGTCGACGCTGCTGGTCGGCCTGCTGCGTGCGCCCAGCGAGTACGACCCGTTCGTCAACCCCGACGCCGCCCGCCAGCGCCGCAACCAGGTGCTGCAGAACCTCGTCGACGTGGGCAAGCTGTCGCAGAGCGAGGCGGACAAGTACAAGGCGACACCGATCTCGCTGGCGACGAAGAAGCCGCCGGACGTGCGTGAGGGCTGCGCCAACGCGCCGGCCACGATCCGCAACGCGGCGTTCTTCTGCGAGTACGCGGTGAACTGGCTCAAGACCGTGGGCAAGATCACCGAGTCGCAGCTGGACACCGGCGGCCTGCACATCGTCACCACGCTCGACGCCGACCTGCAGAACTCCGCGCAGAAGAACCTGTGGAAGTCGATCCCGGCGACCAGCCGGATGACCGCGGTGCTGCCGGTCGTCGACCCGAAGACGGGTGACGTGCTGGCGATGGCGACCAGCAAGCACTACGGCGTCGCGACCTCCACCAAGGACCGCACGCACACGACGTACCCGGTGTTCACCGCGTACTCGGCGTTCGGCGCCTCGACCTACAAGCTGTTCCCGCTGCTCACCGCGCTGTCCACCGGGGTGCCGGACAACTGGCCGCTGAAGAACGAGGAGCCGTACAAGCCGAGCAACTGCCTGACGCCGTCGGAGACCAAGAACGGCGACGCGAACGAGCAGTACAGCAACAACGAGACGCTGAGTTCAGCAACCGCCAAGTCGTCCAACACGTTCTTCGTCGGCCTGGCCGACCAGATGTTCGGCTGCAACCTGCAGCCGATCGTCGCGATGGCCGAGCGGCTCGGCATGAAGGGCCTGACCCAGACGAGCGACGAGAACGCCAAACAGACCGTCGCGCAGGTGATCGTGGACAACCAGCGCGCGCAGCAACTCGTGCTGGGCGACGTGAGCACCAGCCCGCTCGAGCTCACCGGCGCCTACGCGGCCGTCGCGAACCGCGGCCGGTTCAACGCGCCGTCACCGATCCTGCGCATCACCGACAGCAACGGCCAGGAGCTGAACGTGAACCGTCCGGCGAGCGTGCAGGCGATCAGCCCGATGGTGGCCCTGCAGGCCGTGCAGATCCTGCAGGGTGACACCAAGTCGCCGGGCACGTCGGCAACGCCGTTCCAGAAGTGGTACGCGCAGAACAGCAGCGAGGTCGCCGGCAAGACCGGCACCAGCGTCGCGGTGATCCGCGGCAAGGACTCCGACCAGAACGCCTCACTCTGGTTCGCCGGGATGACGCCGGACCTGGTCGCCACCAGCGCACTGATCAACTTCGCCAGCCCGAACGACCCGGCGCGTGACCTGCCCGGCGTCAAGGACCCCGGCCGCGAGGCGTACGGCGAGTACGCGTCGGGTGTCTGGCTGGACGCGCTGATGCCGTCGCTGAAGAGCCGGCAGTGGTCCTGGCCGGACCCGCAGGGCGTCGCCGGCTCCGAGGTTCCGGACCTGACCGGGCACACCATGTCCGACGCCCGCGCGATGCTCAAGGACGCCGGCTTCCGGTTCCAGTTGCTGGACGCCGCCGACAACGTGCAGTGCGCGAGCAAGGTGCCCTACGGGTCGGTCGCCTTCTACGGGCCGAGCATCGCGGTCCAGGGCGCCGTCATCACGGTCTGCCCGTCCAGCGGCGTGGCCCAGCAGGTGTACACCCCGCCGCCACCGAAGAAGACCCCGAAGAAGACCCCGAAGCCGACCGGCCACAGCAGCAGCACCTCGAACCCGCCGCCATCGCGCCCCGGTGGCCGTAACCACGGGAGGCCGCCCGGACAGGGAGGCTGA
- a CDS encoding GatB/YqeY domain-containing protein, with product MPELKSRLHADLNTAMKARDELTTATLRMALTAITTEEVAGKTARELSDDEVLKVLAREAKKRREATEAFADAGRTELADRERAEGEVLATYLPAQLDDAELAELVRAAVAESGASGPQQMGQVMKLVQPRVAGRADGKRVSDEVRRQLS from the coding sequence ATGCCCGAGCTCAAGAGTCGCCTGCACGCCGACCTCAACACCGCGATGAAGGCGCGTGACGAACTGACGACAGCGACGCTGCGCATGGCGCTCACCGCGATCACCACCGAGGAGGTCGCCGGCAAGACCGCGCGCGAACTGTCCGACGACGAGGTGCTCAAGGTGCTCGCCCGCGAGGCCAAGAAGCGCCGCGAGGCGACCGAGGCGTTCGCCGACGCCGGCCGCACCGAGCTGGCCGACCGCGAGCGGGCCGAGGGTGAGGTGCTGGCGACCTACCTGCCGGCCCAGCTGGACGACGCCGAGCTGGCCGAACTGGTGCGCGCCGCCGTCGCCGAGTCCGGCGCGAGCGGGCCGCAGCAGATGGGCCAGGTCATGAAGCTGGTACAGCCGCGGGTGGCCGGCCGCGCGGACGGCAAGCGGGTCAGCGACGAGGTGCGCCGCCAGCTCAGCTGA
- a CDS encoding metallophosphoesterase, which translates to MSGLARIAGGVVAAGAATFGYSLWEAKQYTLRRFDVPVLPPGAEPLRVLHVSDLHIVAAQRDKLAWIADLARLEPDLVVNTGDTLSAADAVPTVLRAFEPLFAFPGCFVPGNNDYFAPQRKNPVRYLLPQRPPRFGPPLRWPDLAAAMTAAGWTDLTHARVVLPAGSGKVALAGTDDPHLFRARYAQIAGPADPDATVRIGVTHSPEPYLLRAFARDRYDLVLAGHTHGGQVRVPFGPAIVTNCGIDVRRARWLHQWDERMYFHICAGLGANPYLPIRFACRPEASLLTLVPRAG; encoded by the coding sequence ATGTCGGGATTGGCACGCATCGCGGGGGGTGTGGTCGCAGCGGGTGCCGCCACGTTCGGCTACAGCCTCTGGGAGGCCAAGCAGTACACGCTGCGCCGGTTCGACGTGCCGGTGCTGCCGCCGGGCGCCGAGCCGCTGCGGGTGCTGCATGTGTCCGACCTGCACATCGTCGCGGCACAGCGCGACAAGCTGGCCTGGATCGCCGACCTCGCCCGCCTCGAGCCCGACCTGGTGGTGAACACGGGCGACACGCTGTCCGCGGCCGACGCCGTGCCCACCGTACTACGTGCGTTCGAGCCGCTGTTCGCGTTCCCCGGCTGCTTCGTGCCCGGCAACAACGACTACTTCGCGCCGCAGCGAAAGAACCCGGTCCGCTACCTGCTGCCGCAGCGGCCGCCCCGGTTCGGCCCGCCGCTTCGGTGGCCGGACCTGGCCGCCGCGATGACCGCCGCGGGGTGGACGGACCTCACCCACGCCCGCGTCGTCCTTCCCGCCGGATCCGGCAAGGTGGCGCTGGCCGGAACCGACGATCCACACCTGTTCCGGGCCCGCTACGCCCAGATCGCCGGGCCGGCCGACCCGGACGCCACGGTCCGGATCGGCGTCACGCACTCGCCCGAGCCCTACCTGCTGCGGGCGTTCGCGCGCGACCGGTACGACCTGGTGCTGGCCGGGCACACGCACGGCGGGCAGGTGCGCGTGCCGTTCGGGCCGGCGATCGTCACCAACTGCGGCATCGACGTGCGGCGCGCGCGCTGGCTGCACCAGTGGGACGAGCGGATGTACTTCCACATCTGCGCGGGGCTGGGTGCCAACCCGTACCTGCCGATCCGGTTCGCCTGCCGGCCCGAGGCGTCGCTGCTCACGCTGGTGCCGCGAGCCGGCTGA
- a CDS encoding NADPH-dependent F420 reductase, with protein sequence MSTISIIGSGNMATAIGTRAANHGHTIEFMSRNTAKAQALADEIGNGATVGTFGAKPSGDIVVLAVLYAGAVDVITQYGEALAGKTVVDISNPFNADASGLVTTPGNSAAQQIAAATPESTHVVKALNSIFGHVLAQGKPLDAFLAGDSAEAKARVTAFLESLDLRPLDAGGLAMAYALEWAGILLMGLARSGGGFDLALGAEAR encoded by the coding sequence ATGAGCACCATCAGCATCATCGGCTCGGGCAACATGGCCACCGCCATCGGCACCCGGGCGGCGAACCACGGTCACACGATCGAGTTCATGAGCCGCAACACCGCCAAGGCTCAGGCACTTGCCGACGAGATCGGCAACGGAGCCACCGTCGGCACGTTCGGCGCAAAGCCGTCGGGTGACATTGTCGTCCTCGCCGTCCTGTACGCCGGCGCGGTCGACGTGATCACGCAGTACGGCGAGGCGCTGGCCGGCAAGACCGTCGTCGACATCTCCAACCCGTTCAACGCCGACGCCAGCGGACTCGTGACTACGCCAGGAAACTCGGCGGCCCAGCAGATCGCTGCTGCCACCCCCGAAAGCACACACGTCGTGAAGGCGCTGAATTCGATCTTCGGCCACGTTCTCGCCCAGGGCAAGCCGCTGGACGCGTTCCTCGCCGGCGACAGCGCCGAGGCGAAGGCGCGCGTCACGGCGTTTCTGGAGAGCCTGGACCTGCGGCCGCTCGACGCAGGAGGGCTTGCCATGGCCTATGCCCTGGAGTGGGCCGGCATCCTGCTGATGGGCCTGGCACGCAGCGGCGGGGGCTTCGACCTCGCCCTGGGCGCCGAAGCCCGCTGA